One genomic region from Colletotrichum lupini chromosome 7, complete sequence encodes:
- a CDS encoding UMTA → MMRRKMKHWTLLSLLWSHYWETLFFDDRLFLAPLSRSPQKVLDVGTGTGIWAIDFADEFPSAEVIGVDISPIQPPWVPPNCKFYFDDVVEQPWTWSKDFDLIHIRHLEASIENWPALYKQAFDHLVPGGFIEVKEFDITTRSQFFGDCIPEDHIFHQWAKVMFEATDKLGKTLAQTQNHSIARALDAIGYVDIVEKRFSIPIGAWPKDPKLKEVGQCNLLYNDQSLEGFALFLLKEVLGWAYPRIVVFVAEMRQALRDPSLQAFFHLHLVYARRPDEVEQIQTELEEMDWTKVENLVSLRKTYDERS, encoded by the exons ATGATGAGACGCAAAATGAAGCATTGGACATTGC TGTCTTTGCTGTGGAGTCATTATTGGGAGACTTTGTTTTTCGATGACCGACTGTTCCTAGCACCCCTCAGTCGTAGCCCACAA AAAGTTCTTGATGTCGGAACTGGCACGGGCATCTGGGCCAT CGATTTTGCCGACGAATTCCCATCTGCTGAGGTCATTGGTGTAGATATTTCACCCATCCAGCCCCCGTGGGTTCCTCCGAACTGCAAGTTCTACTTTGATGACGTTGTTGAGCAGCCATGGACGTGGTCCAAGGACTTTGACCTCATCCACATTCGCCATCTCGAAGCAAGCATCGAGAACTGGCCGGCGCTGTATAAGCAAGCTTTCGACCATCTGGTTCCTGGAGGCTTTATTGAGGTCAAGGAATTCGATATCACAACACGATCTCAGTTTTTTGGTGATTGTATTCCCGAAGATCACATTTTTCATCAATGGGCCAAAGTCATGTTTGAGGCGACTGATAAGCTTGGTAAGACGCTGGCCCAAACCCAGAATCACAGCATTGCCAGAGCTCTTGACGCAATTGGCTACGTTGACATAGTGGAAAAGAGATTCTCTATTCCCATTGGTGCTTGGCCTAAGGATCCGAAGCTGAAGGAAGTTGGGCAGTGCAACTTGCTCTATAATGACCAGTCACTTGAGGGATTTGCTCTATTCTTGCTCAAGGAGGTCCTGGGATGGGCGTATCCCAGGATCGTCGTCTTTGTAGCTGAGATGCGTCAAGCTCTTAGAGACCCCAGTCTGCAGGCCTTCTTCCACCT TCATCTTGTCTACGCACGTAGACCTGATGAGGTGGAACAAATACAGACTGAACTAGAGGAAATGGATTGGACGAAGGTTGAGAATCTGGTTTCATTGCGAAAGACCTACGATGAAAGATCGTAA